Proteins encoded within one genomic window of Pristis pectinata isolate sPriPec2 chromosome 5, sPriPec2.1.pri, whole genome shotgun sequence:
- the LOC127570827 gene encoding cytochrome c oxidase assembly factor 1 homolog translates to MYYLIQQNFAKSEYYKLAIEELKKNDVALAALGAPPLHIRNIKLTDRNNRVDGISARIKIPVCGNKSTGYLHTYCIRDTVQKRWFLQEAILQFLDGQEVSVYSVNKDEDQS, encoded by the exons AAAATTTTGCCAAGTCAGAATACTACAAGTTGGCAATTGAAGAGCTCAAGAAAAATGACGTAGCGCTGGCTGCCTTGGGAGCCCCTCCTCTCCATATCCGAAATATCAAACTTACCGACCGAAATAATCGGGTGGATGGAATAAGTGCAAGG ATTAAAATTCCAGTATGTGGAAACAAATCAACTGGTTATCTCCACACCTATTGTATCAGAGACACTGTACAGAAAAG ATGGTTTTTGCAAGAAGCCATTTTGCAGTTTCTGGATGGTCAAGAAGTTTCAGTGTACTCCGTGAACAAGGATGAAGACCAAAGTTAA